The following proteins are encoded in a genomic region of Oryza brachyantha chromosome 11, ObraRS2, whole genome shotgun sequence:
- the LOC102699720 gene encoding putative HVA22-like protein g isoform X1 — MLGELISKILLVLFGYAMPAFECFKTLETRPDDATMLRFWCQYWIIVSMVIACESFVSWMPMYGEIKLAFFVYLWYPKTKGSDVVYDSFIRPTVMQYEPNIEQRLEHLRANSGQLIAFYIKNFADKGTAFFMDFLRYVVSERPEASNSEQQRSSWSSWNPFASRRREPSPPPRERRFSGSDPDDAPPPPAIADVLRASLGGAMPRRPHNNN, encoded by the exons aTGTTGGGGGAGCTCATCTCCAAGATCCTCCT GGTGCTGTTCGGGTACGCCATGCCTGCGTTCGAGTGCTTCAAGACGCTGGAGACGCGGCCTGACGACGCCACCATGCTCCGTTTCTGGTGCCAGTACTG GATCATAGTATCCATGGTGATAGCTTGTGAGAGCTTCGTCTCATG GATGCCAATGTATGGAGAAATTAAGCTAGCTTTCTTTGTTTATCTGTGGTACCCCAAAACGAAG GGTAGTGATGTCGTGTATGACTCCTTCATTCGGCCTACAGTGATGCAATATGAACCAAATATTGAGCAAAGGTTGGAGCATCTGAGAGCTAACTCTGGCCAGCTGATAGCATTCTACATCAAGAATTTTGCTGACAAAGGGACAGCTTTCTTCATGGACTTCCTGCGTTATGTTGTTTCTGAGAGACCTGAAGCATCAAATTCAGAGCAG CAGAGGAGCAGTTGGTCGAGCTGGAACCCattcgccagccgccgccgggagccgtctccgccgccgaggGAGCGCAGGTTCAGCGGCTCCGACCCcgacgacgcgccgccgccgccggccatcgccgaCGTCCTGCGCGCTTCCCTCGGCGGCGCCATGCCCCGGCGACCGCACAACAACAATTAA
- the LOC102699720 gene encoding putative HVA22-like protein g isoform X2, giving the protein MLGELISKILLVLFGYAMPAFECFKTLETRPDDATMLRFWCQYWIIVSMVIACESFVSWMPMYGEIKLAFFVYLWYPKTKGSDVVYDSFIRPTVMQYEPNIEQRLEHLRANSGQLIAFYIKNFADKGTAFFMDFLRYVVSERPEASNSEQRSSWSSWNPFASRRREPSPPPRERRFSGSDPDDAPPPPAIADVLRASLGGAMPRRPHNNN; this is encoded by the exons aTGTTGGGGGAGCTCATCTCCAAGATCCTCCT GGTGCTGTTCGGGTACGCCATGCCTGCGTTCGAGTGCTTCAAGACGCTGGAGACGCGGCCTGACGACGCCACCATGCTCCGTTTCTGGTGCCAGTACTG GATCATAGTATCCATGGTGATAGCTTGTGAGAGCTTCGTCTCATG GATGCCAATGTATGGAGAAATTAAGCTAGCTTTCTTTGTTTATCTGTGGTACCCCAAAACGAAG GGTAGTGATGTCGTGTATGACTCCTTCATTCGGCCTACAGTGATGCAATATGAACCAAATATTGAGCAAAGGTTGGAGCATCTGAGAGCTAACTCTGGCCAGCTGATAGCATTCTACATCAAGAATTTTGCTGACAAAGGGACAGCTTTCTTCATGGACTTCCTGCGTTATGTTGTTTCTGAGAGACCTGAAGCATCAAATTCAGAGCAG AGGAGCAGTTGGTCGAGCTGGAACCCattcgccagccgccgccgggagccgtctccgccgccgaggGAGCGCAGGTTCAGCGGCTCCGACCCcgacgacgcgccgccgccgccggccatcgccgaCGTCCTGCGCGCTTCCCTCGGCGGCGCCATGCCCCGGCGACCGCACAACAACAATTAA
- the LOC102712306 gene encoding uncharacterized protein LOC102712306 produces the protein MIAAVAAVAESPSPARKRCRLGGPVAMNGESGGGASVTSAAAASTSGGEFDLRHWRAGTGAKRAGSGMRRRWAPPEIEIPGGGGGGARGYTSLRDILSSPEYAASSKSSSPAADGGSGGGDVHMIRHPLVKHAAYAYLQLTPSARDVDAAGRRRRRSRGPLCRLLLGCLGFVGALFGR, from the coding sequence ATGAttgcggcggtggcagccGTGGcggagtcgccgtcgccggcgaggaagcGGTGCCGGCTGGGCGGGCCGGTGGCGATGAACGGGGAGAGTGGCGGCGGTGCTAGTGTtacttctgctgctgctgctagtacCAGCGGCGGAGAGTTCGATCTCCGGCACTGGCGCGCGGGGACGGGAGCCAAGCGGGCGGGGTCCGGGATGCGGAGGCGGTGGGCGCCGCCGGAGATAGAgatccccggcggcggcggaggaggagcgcggGGGTACACCAGCCTCCGGGACATcctgtcgtcgccggagtACGCCGCGTCCAGCAAGTccagctcgcccgccgccgacggtggcagcggcgggggGGACGTGCACATGATACGCCACCCGCTGGTGAAGCACGCGGCGTACGCCTACCTCCAGCTGACGCCGTCCGCGAGggacgtcgacgccgccggcaggaggcgccgccggagccgcggcccgctctgccgcctcctcctcggctgcCTCGGCTTCGTCGGCGCGCTCTTCGGACGGTGA
- the LOC102712584 gene encoding protein SMAX1-LIKE 3-like, with the protein MRAGGCAVQQALAAEAAGVVRQAVTLARRRGHAQVTPLHVASAMLSATGLLRAACLQSHSHPLQCKALELCFNVALNRLPTAGPAAAMFHHHPHPSGGGGHHAPPALSNALVAAFKRAQAHQRRGSVEGQPQQPPSPVIASKVELEQLIISILDDPSVSRVMREAGFSSSQVKANVEKTVASLDHANAPSGGGHAGSPNSGHGRPKDSSRARVDDDAMRVLDCMASGRKRCVVVVGEGVAAAEAVVKAVMDRVSKAELHHRHECLKNLQFVPLSVASFHGAPREEVEAKAGDLRALVRSGCAAGKGVVLVLEDLAYAAEAWAASSNNMRRRTSLGGGGQSYCPVEHAVMEVSSLVSGGGAARGVDRFWVLGFGSYPVYMKCRAGQPPLESVWELHPVVVPDGGLALSLGCSEEAPQATQATGPATGWPFVNGAGQAAAATVSPPSIPSWLRRYQDPDRTTPANCATGLQLQDLWNPMRMNGSAPQQYTSELTLSFSSPSPSSTSGFTGCYNANTVSSKPWQLEARRQPWPILHGHQGRQTMATAYHDQPLDSTNPSPDQSNSVSNSSDGGEPKRARFTELNAENLKILCNALESHVPRHGDIVPDIASTVLQCRSGMRKTKASSATWLMFQGRDGDGKKAMAQELARLVFGSYADLTSISADELASPYSDSSSGEHTLKRQRSPDGGGSSGHGCAQRLSEAVRKNTHQVIVIDDIQQLGHDSEATLKKAIASGRMRACNGDEIDLDDAIIVLSCEEEFDSRSRASSPRVRQKLMNTNDDEESSSSSEKESESSPRCFSLDLNACLEDEEGDDQSFLLDNGVGIHEIVDGVFFFGLMGDL; encoded by the exons ATGCGGGCCGGCGGCTGCGCGGTGCAGCaggcgctggcggcggaggcggcgggcgtgGTGAGGCAGGCGGTGAcgctggcgcggcggcgcgggcacgcGCAGGTCACGCCGCTCCACGTTGCCAGCGCCATGCTCTCCGCCACgggcctcctccgcgccgcctgCCTCCAGTCGCACTCCCACCCGCTCCAGTGCAAGGCGCTCGAGCTCTGCTTCAACGTCGCGCTCAACCGCCTCCCCACggccggccccgccgccgccatgtttCACCATCATCCCCAccccagcggcggcggcggacaccacgcgccgccggcgctgtcgAACGCGCTGGTCGCCGCGTTCAAGCGCGCGCAGGCGCACCAGCGGCGGGGGTCCGTTGAGGGCCAGCCgcagcagccgccgtcgccggtgatcGCGTCCAAGGTCGAGCTCGAGCAGCTCATCATCTCCATCCTCGACGACCCCAGCGTCAGCCGCGTCATGCGCGAGGCCGGCTTCTCCAGCTCGCAGGTCAAGGCCAACGTCGAGAAGACCGTTGCGTCGTTGGACCACGCGAACgcgccgagcggcggcggtcacGCGGGCTCCCCGAACTCCGGCCATGGAAGGCCCAAGGACAGTTCCAGAGCGAgggtcgacgacgacgccatgcgcgtgctcgactgcatggCGAGCGGCAGGAAGCGGTGCGTGGTggtcgtcggcgagggcgtggCCGCGGCCGAGGCGGTGGTGAAGGCGGTGATGGACAGGGTGAGCAAGGCGGAGCTGCACCACCGTCACGAGTGCCTCAAGAACCTCCAGTTCGTGCCGCTCTCCGTCGCGTCCTTCCACGGCGCGCcgagggaggaggtggaggcgaaGGCCGGCGACCTCCGCGCGCTCGTGCGCTCGGGCTGCGCCGCCGGTAAAGGCGTCGTGCTCGTCCTCGAGGACCTCGCCTACGCCGCCGAGGCATGGGCCGCCTCGTCGAACAACATGCGGCGACGAACcagcctcggcggcggcgggcagagCTACTGCCCCGTGGAGCACGCCGTGATGGAAGTGAGCAGCTTGGTgtccggcggtggcgccgccagAGGCGTCGACAGGTTCTGGGTGCTAGGGTTCGGGAGCTACCCTGTGTACATGAAGTGCAGGGCTGGGCAGCCGCCGCTTGAGTCCGTCTGGGAGCTCCACCCCGTCGTCGTGCCGGACGGCGGCCTCGCCCTGAGCCTCGGCTGCAGTGAAGAAGCACCACAAGCTACCCAAGCAACAGGACCAGCAACCGGGTGGCCCTTCGTTAATGGCGCCggccaggcggcggcggcgacggtaaGCCCACCGAGCATACCGTCGTGGCTCCGCCGGTATCAAGATCCAGACCGCACCACACCGGCGAATTGCGCCACCGGTCTACAG CTGCAAGATCTGTGGAATCCCATGAGAATGAATGGATCAGCACCACAGCAGTACACATCCGAGCTCACATTGAGcttctcctcgccgtcgccttctTCCACCTCAGGCTTCACTGGTTGCTACAACGCTAACACGGTGAGCTCCAAGCCATGGCAACTCGAGGCAAGGCGGCAGCCATGGCCAATTCTTCATGGACATCAAGGTCGTCAGACAATGGCGACGGCATACCACGATCAGCCACTGGACAGTACAAACCCTAGCCCTGATCAGTCCAACTCGGTGTCCAATTCATCCGATGGCGGGGAGCCGAAGCGGGCAAGGTTCACCGAGCTCAACGCGGAGAACCTCAAGATCCTGTGCAACGCGCTCGAGAGCCACGTCCCGCGGCACGGCGACATCGTTCCAGACATCGCGAGCACCGTGCTCCAATGTCGCTCCGGCATGAGGAAGACGAAGGCAAGCTCAGCCACCTGGTTGATGTTCCAAGGAAGGGATGGCGACGGGAAGAAGGCCATGGCCCAAGAGCTCGCGAGGCTCGTGTTCGGTTCATACGCGGACCTCACCTCCATCTCCGCCGACGAGCTCGCGTCGCCGTACTCCGATTCCAGCTCCGGCGAGCACACCCTCAAGAGGCAGAGATCaccggacggcggcggcagcagtgGCCATGGCTGCGCACAGAGGCTAAGCGAAGCAGTGCGCAAGAACACACACCAGGTCATCGTGATCGATGATATTCAGCAACTTGGCCATGATTCAGAAGCTACTCTCAAGAAAGCGATCGCGAGCGGAAGAATGAGAGCGTGCAAcggcgacgagatcgatcTCGACGACGCTATCATAGTGTTGAGCTGCGAAGAGGAGTTCGATTCAAGGTCTAGGGCTTCATCCCCTCGTGTCAGGCAGAAGCTAATGAACACCAACGACGATGaggaaagcagcagcagctcggaGAAGGAATCGGAAAGCTCACCAAGATGCTTTAGCTTGGATTTGAATGCGTGTCTCGAGGATGAAGAAGGAGACGATCAGAGCTTCTTGCTTGACAATGGTGTGGGGATTCATGAGATTGTTGATGGTGTTTTCTTCTTCGGGTTGATGGGAGATTTGTGA